Proteins encoded together in one Bombus vancouverensis nearcticus chromosome 14, iyBomVanc1_principal, whole genome shotgun sequence window:
- the LOC117156249 gene encoding uncharacterized protein LOC117156249 → MGMKEGEVRKIAGDGLSVNLCSNKQILEITGDGCDISMSKNRGSVKVIGDGCRLRIDQNMGDVEYTGDGGQVLLGPKSIKDKVKYHGDGGRIKFDVELRMRNRKSEVSKEETGKGMDEGRRRPEESEDALKKENSQAENEEKKKNRRKERRDDLGGKEEKKGRSTRTKIVTTFVYDEKIVKKWFTNPEASTRTLNGVSSVRIVPNKTKTKIEVK, encoded by the coding sequence ATGGGAATGAAGGAAGGAGAGGTGAGGAAGATCGCTGGCGATGGTCTCTCGGTGAATCTATGTTCCAACAAGCAGATCCTCGAGATCACCGGCGACGGATGCGACATTTCGATGTCGAAGAACCGAGGTAGCGTGAAAGTAATCGGCGACGGTTGTCGATTGAGGATCGACCAGAACATGGGAGACGTGGAGTACACGGGGGATGGTGGGCAGGTTCTTTTGGGTCCAAAATCGATCAAGGATAAAGTAAAGTATCACGGCGATGGCGGTAGAATAAAGTTCGACGTTGAGTTGAGGATGAGAAACCGGAAGTCGGAAGTTTCGAAGGAGGAGACGGGAAAAGGAATGGACGAAGGAAGGAGGAGGCCCGAGGAAAGCGAGGATGCCCTGAAGAAAGAGAATTCGCAGGCGGAGaacgaggaaaagaaaaagaatagaagaaaagagagacgAGACGATTTGGGTGGTAAGGAAGAGAAGAAGGGAAGATCGACGAGGACTAAGATCGTTACGACTTTTGTATACGATGAAAAGATCGTGAAAAAGTGGTTCACGAATCCGGAAGCGTCCACCAGGACTTTGAATGGAGTGTCCTCCGTGAGGATCGTGCCGAAtaaaacgaaaacgaaaatCGAGGTGAAATAA